A genomic window from Candidatus Thiocaldithrix dubininis includes:
- the rsmG gene encoding 16S rRNA (guanine(527)-N(7))-methyltransferase RsmG: MQPEQRALLQHYLQLLQRWNAVYNLTAVRNAAQMQLLHIDDSLSVAEFIRGENCLDVGSGAGLPGIPLAIMQPQRHFTLLDTNGKKTRFMQQAILELGLKNVKVVQTRVEAWAAPTTFDAIISRAFASMADFVNGTGMHLAPDGTLYAMKGRYPQSELAELPQGWRVTAQHVLHIPGLDAERHLLELQRD, encoded by the coding sequence ATGCAGCCTGAACAACGCGCCTTATTACAGCATTATTTGCAATTGCTGCAACGCTGGAATGCGGTGTATAACCTCACGGCGGTGCGTAATGCGGCACAAATGCAGTTGTTGCATATTGATGATAGTTTAAGCGTGGCGGAGTTTATTCGCGGCGAGAATTGCTTAGATGTGGGCAGTGGCGCAGGTTTGCCGGGGATTCCATTAGCCATTATGCAACCGCAGCGGCACTTTACCTTATTGGATACCAATGGCAAGAAAACCCGCTTTATGCAGCAAGCAATCTTGGAATTAGGTTTGAAAAATGTAAAAGTCGTGCAAACGCGGGTGGAAGCGTGGGCAGCACCGACAACTTTCGATGCGATTATTAGTCGTGCATTTGCTTCAATGGCTGATTTTGTGAACGGCACTGGCATGCATTTAGCCCCAGACGGCACGTTGTATGCCATGAAAGGGCGTTATCCACAAAGCGAATTGGCAGAATTGCCTCAAGGTTGGCGCGTAACCGCCCAACATGTGCTACATATACCCGGTTTAGATGCCGAGCGACATTTGTTAGAACTACAGCGAGATTAA
- a CDS encoding ParB/RepB/Spo0J family partition protein → MIKKSGLGRGLDKLLSSANSESVTDASQLKLLAVEKISPSPYQPRKNIAQEGLQSLADSIKAQGLVQPIVVRKLADGQYELIAGERRWRASQLAGLLEIPAIVRELPDQAAAAMALIENIQREDLNALEEAQALNRLIHEFGLTHQQTAEAVGRSRAAVSNLLRLLELESQCKVLLEEGKLEMGHARALLALQGKQQIELAHKVAQYQLSVRATEKLVKQTLAGELQAIIAPKPTLNADISQLQSRLADTLGAKVSINHSKRGKGKLVIEYNSLDELDGILAHIH, encoded by the coding sequence ATGATTAAAAAATCCGGTTTGGGACGCGGTTTAGATAAATTACTCAGTTCGGCCAATAGCGAGAGCGTTACCGATGCCAGCCAATTAAAGCTGTTAGCGGTCGAAAAAATTTCACCCAGCCCTTATCAACCGCGTAAAAACATTGCGCAAGAGGGCTTACAAAGCTTAGCTGATTCCATTAAGGCACAAGGCTTAGTGCAGCCGATTGTGGTGCGTAAATTAGCGGATGGGCAATACGAATTGATTGCCGGTGAACGGCGCTGGCGTGCGTCACAATTGGCGGGGTTACTAGAAATTCCGGCGATTGTGCGCGAGCTGCCTGATCAAGCTGCCGCTGCTATGGCCTTGATAGAAAATATTCAGCGCGAAGATTTAAATGCTTTAGAAGAAGCACAAGCCTTAAATCGTTTAATCCATGAATTTGGTTTGACCCACCAACAAACGGCGGAAGCGGTTGGGCGTTCGCGTGCGGCGGTCTCTAACTTACTACGCTTATTAGAGTTAGAAAGCCAATGCAAAGTTTTGCTGGAAGAAGGCAAATTGGAAATGGGGCATGCCCGCGCCTTATTAGCGTTACAAGGTAAACAGCAGATTGAATTGGCACATAAAGTCGCGCAATACCAGTTATCGGTACGTGCCACTGAAAAATTAGTTAAGCAAACCTTAGCCGGTGAATTGCAAGCGATTATTGCGCCTAAGCCTACGCTGAATGCGGATATTAGCCAGCTACAAAGCCGTTTAGCGGATACCTTAGGGGCGAAAGTTAGCATCAATCATTCTAAGCGTGGCAAAGGTAAGTTAGTGATTGAATACAATAGTTTAGATGAATTGGATGGGATTCTTGCACATATACACTAA
- a CDS encoding ParA family protein, producing the protein MARVIAVANQKGGVGKTTTTVNLAASWAAMKRRVLLVDMDPQGNATTGLGIEKHGQAVTLSDVLLGEASVEDILEELPSGNLDVLPGSPETTTAEIELMNLAKREYRLKAVLEPLLERYDYVLIDCPPSLNMLTVNALVAADSVLIPMQCEYYALEGLSALVNTIERIKQTANAKLEVMGLVRTMYDPRSNLARDVSEQINAFFKGKVYNTAIPRNVRLAEAPSHGLSALEYDKGSRGALSYLALAAEILRKHGYNVPEQGDTV; encoded by the coding sequence GTGGCGCGAGTCATTGCCGTGGCGAATCAAAAAGGGGGCGTGGGTAAAACTACCACGACGGTTAATTTGGCAGCTTCGTGGGCGGCAATGAAGCGGCGGGTGTTGTTGGTGGATATGGATCCGCAAGGCAATGCTACCACCGGCTTAGGCATTGAAAAGCACGGGCAAGCAGTTACTTTAAGCGATGTCTTATTGGGTGAAGCCAGCGTTGAGGATATTCTAGAAGAATTACCCTCGGGTAATTTGGATGTGCTGCCCGGTTCACCCGAAACCACCACCGCTGAAATCGAGCTGATGAATTTAGCTAAACGTGAATATCGGCTAAAAGCGGTATTAGAGCCGTTATTAGAACGCTATGACTACGTGCTGATTGATTGTCCGCCTTCGTTGAATATGTTGACGGTGAACGCCTTGGTGGCGGCGGATAGCGTGTTAATTCCGATGCAATGCGAGTATTACGCTTTGGAAGGTTTAAGCGCGTTAGTGAACACGATTGAGCGCATTAAACAAACTGCAAATGCGAAGCTGGAGGTGATGGGCTTAGTTCGCACCATGTATGACCCCCGCAGTAATTTGGCGCGGGACGTGTCGGAACAAATCAATGCGTTCTTTAAAGGCAAGGTTTATAACACCGCCATTCCGCGCAATGTACGGTTAGCCGAAGCGCCCAGTCACGGGCTATCCGCCTTGGAATATGATAAAGGCTCACGCGGCGCATTGTCTTATTTAGCCTTGGCAGCCGAAATTTTGCGTAAACACGGTTACAACGTACCCGAACAAGGAGATACAGTATGA